The proteins below come from a single Aegilops tauschii subsp. strangulata cultivar AL8/78 chromosome 6, Aet v6.0, whole genome shotgun sequence genomic window:
- the LOC109784754 gene encoding uncharacterized protein: protein MVAPVVIAAAGLGMLAGVAGVATANRTTGDGLPAAYRWNARPRCSTCRGTGREECLCSRWSDGDVGCGTCSGSGRKRCRSCGGSGTGRQLPARLIVQQQKLPNAHGRRGDHN from the coding sequence ATGGTGGCGCCCGTGGTGATCGCGGCGGCGGGCCTCGGGATGCTGGCGGGCGTGGCGGGCGTGGCGACGGCGAACCGGACGACGGGTGACGGGCTGCCGGCGGCGTACAGGTGGAACGCACGGCCCCGTTGCTCCACGTGCCGCGGCACCGGCCGGGAGGAGTGCCTCTGCAGCCGTTGGTCCGACGGCGACGTCGGCTGCGGGACGTGCTCCGGCTCCGGCCGCAAGCGGTGCCGCAGCTGCGGAGGCTCTGGCACTGGCCGGCAACTCCCGGCGCGACTCATCGTCCAGCAGCAGAAGCTTCCGAACGCACACGGGCGCCGCGGAGACCACAACTGA